The window CCCCGAGCTGCGCGACGCGTGGGGGCTCGACGATGCCGGGGCGGCCTGGCTCACGACCTCCGTGCAACTCGGCTTCGCGACGGGGGCCGTTCTCTCGGCGCTGCTCACACTCTCCGACGTGTGGGACCCGCGTCGGCTCATCGCTGGGTCGGCCCTGCTCGGCGCGGTCGCCACCGCGGCGATCGCGGTCTTCGCGGACGGACTCGCCCTCACCATCGTGCTCCGGTTCGTGACGGGGGTCGCGCTGGCGGGGGTCTATCCGCCCGGGATGAAGATGGTCGCGGGCTGGTTCCGCGCGGGACGCGGGATGGCGATCGGGATCCTCATCGGCGCCCTCGCGGTCGGGAGCGCGCTGCCCCACC is drawn from Candidatus Palauibacter polyketidifaciens and contains these coding sequences:
- a CDS encoding MFS transporter is translated as MTPPSSDTGSRRAGQLALLALVDLLAMSLWFSASAVVPELRDAWGLDDAGAAWLTTSVQLGFATGAVLSALLTLSDVWDPRRLIAGSALLGAVATAAIAVFADGLALTIVLRFVTGVALAGVYPPGMKMVAGWFRAGRGMAIGILIGALAVGSALPH